In Sphingobacteriaceae bacterium, the following are encoded in one genomic region:
- a CDS encoding HAMP domain-containing histidine kinase, translated as MQGLWLFYAFENSKKQLADDTRKALEQGIQKLENEWHVNELKNEIPDLKHLDTLIHEKAGAAVNVIISKGKKIINWIGDVHEEDEVSVELKSDSFSTQAKTYIQETEVNVKGGIKKIRINKQSFNSSDLDSLVKNKAKKLESIFVKIAKEGAEDVDKLIKGLNFEHIQNVFTKELSEKGITLNPVIRIEKRGNTNIVLFSNSDARSVFIAEMELFPGNVLDHSLFIKLGYQSLIGAILKKMMGLTLVSLSLTLIIIFLIVYLIRHLLNQNRLMLLKTNFVNNMTHELKTPIATIGLALDAMNNKQVSKDEEKINFYKTIIKEENEKLQVHVEKILQQAVLEKNALVLNKEKLDIKQIVSKVLVTSQLAAEKKEIQIQLAVKDEHYYIQGDKHHLENAVNNVIDNAIKYSATKSKIEVRIFNRNDQLILEVEDFGIGISKEDQLHIFESFFRVTKGDLHDVKGFGLGLSYVKSIIQLHGGEVKLFSEVGKGTRIQFILLKA; from the coding sequence ATGCAAGGACTCTGGCTTTTTTACGCTTTCGAAAACAGTAAAAAACAATTGGCGGATGATACTAGAAAAGCTTTGGAGCAGGGAATTCAAAAATTGGAGAATGAATGGCACGTGAATGAACTTAAAAATGAAATTCCCGATTTAAAACATTTGGATACGCTTATCCATGAAAAAGCGGGTGCAGCGGTGAATGTGATTATATCCAAAGGTAAAAAAATAATAAACTGGATTGGCGATGTGCACGAAGAAGATGAAGTGAGTGTAGAATTAAAATCGGATAGTTTTTCAACACAGGCTAAAACCTATATTCAGGAAACGGAGGTCAATGTAAAAGGAGGAATTAAAAAAATACGAATAAACAAGCAATCATTTAATAGTTCGGATTTAGATAGTTTAGTGAAAAATAAAGCAAAGAAATTAGAATCGATATTTGTAAAAATAGCAAAAGAAGGTGCCGAAGATGTAGATAAGTTAATTAAAGGTTTAAATTTTGAACATATCCAAAATGTTTTTACTAAAGAATTATCAGAAAAAGGAATAACGCTTAATCCGGTTATTCGCATCGAAAAACGTGGTAATACTAATATTGTATTATTTAGCAATAGTGATGCGCGATCTGTTTTTATAGCAGAAATGGAATTATTTCCGGGTAATGTATTAGATCATAGTCTATTTATTAAGCTAGGCTATCAAAGTTTGATTGGTGCAATCTTAAAAAAGATGATGGGTTTAACCCTTGTTTCGTTAAGTTTAACCTTAATAATTATTTTTCTGATTGTTTATTTAATACGTCACCTTTTAAATCAAAATCGATTGATGTTGTTAAAGACTAATTTTGTAAATAATATGACGCACGAATTAAAAACGCCCATTGCCACAATTGGTTTAGCTTTAGATGCCATGAATAATAAGCAGGTTTCAAAAGATGAAGAAAAAATAAACTTTTATAAAACTATTATTAAAGAAGAAAATGAAAAACTGCAGGTTCATGTAGAGAAAATTTTGCAGCAAGCCGTATTAGAGAAAAACGCTTTGGTATTAAACAAAGAAAAACTGGATATCAAACAAATCGTTTCAAAGGTTTTAGTGACAAGTCAGTTGGCGGCGGAGAAAAAGGAAATTCAAATCCAATTGGCGGTAAAAGATGAGCATTATTATATTCAGGGCGATAAACATCATTTAGAAAATGCGGTGAATAATGTAATTGATAATGCAATAAAATATTCCGCCACAAAAAGTAAAATAGAAGTACGGATTTTTAATCGCAATGATCAGCTAATTTTGGAGGTGGAAGATTTTGGAATCGGAATTTCAAAGGAAGATCAATTACACATATTTGAAAGTTTTTTCCGCGTTAC
- a CDS encoding T9SS type A sorting domain-containing protein, translated as MKKLVLLISVLSLGCLQAQENSKKATVRIKKVEKINGVEKITDTTYTVDENDKMIWTDEEQGNVDIEINEDGKPCEKKIIIRKNAEDGSLTELHEEITDEKMKEELEKVMKEMNLKSDENGKHKVVIVKSTVDSDGKSEKRDVKIIMHKVNISDADEKEAGKAGITQLKDSQLEVDQLSFYPNPNNGKFQLKFNLKSKGDLNVQVVDTQGKEMYKETLKQFTGDYNKTIDLGNDAKGVYFIKVQQGKQAQLKKIVVE; from the coding sequence ATGAAAAAATTAGTATTACTGATAAGCGTTTTAAGCCTGGGATGCTTACAAGCGCAAGAAAACTCCAAAAAAGCAACCGTACGTATTAAAAAAGTTGAAAAAATAAACGGAGTTGAAAAAATAACCGATACCACCTATACGGTTGATGAAAACGATAAAATGATTTGGACAGATGAAGAGCAAGGTAATGTTGACATTGAAATTAATGAAGATGGAAAACCGTGTGAGAAAAAAATAATTATCAGAAAAAATGCGGAAGACGGCTCACTAACTGAATTACATGAGGAAATTACGGATGAAAAAATGAAGGAAGAATTAGAAAAGGTAATGAAGGAAATGAACCTGAAATCTGATGAAAACGGCAAACATAAAGTGGTTATTGTGAAATCCACCGTTGATAGTGATGGAAAATCAGAAAAACGCGATGTGAAAATTATCATGCATAAGGTAAATATTAGCGATGCAGATGAAAAAGAAGCGGGAAAAGCCGGCATTACTCAATTAAAAGATAGTCAATTGGAAGTTGATCAATTGAGTTTTTATCCAAATCCGAATAATGGGAAATTTCAATTGAAGTTTAACTTAAAGTCGAAGGGAGATTTAAATGTTCAAGTAGTAGATACCCAAGGAAAGGAAATGTATAAAGAAACATTGAAACAATTTACAGGTGATTATAATAAAACCATTGATTTGGGTAATGATGCCAAAGGAGTTTATTTCATAAAAGTGCAACAAGGCAAGCAAGCACAATTGAAAAAGATAGTAGTAGAGTAA
- a CDS encoding TerB family tellurite resistance protein — MDTKKFYIATGKLVYAIAKADGIIQNKESRKFNNIIEDEVQLLSKAIGHHQTDVHADTALEFELMKSKNASAEEAFNSFMDFYHAHKPAINNDMKTEIVSFVTRIAKSSSGVSEKESKMINQLKDEFKDLKNS; from the coding sequence ATGGATACAAAAAAGTTTTATATCGCGACCGGAAAGTTGGTTTATGCCATTGCCAAAGCCGATGGGATTATTCAAAACAAAGAAAGTCGCAAATTCAATAATATAATTGAAGATGAAGTTCAGTTGTTAAGCAAGGCTATAGGGCATCATCAAACGGATGTACATGCCGATACCGCCTTAGAGTTTGAATTGATGAAGTCTAAAAATGCTTCGGCTGAAGAGGCTTTTAACTCATTTATGGATTTTTATCATGCACATAAACCGGCCATTAATAATGATATGAAAACGGAAATTGTATCCTTTGTGACCAGAATTGCAAAATCATCCAGCGGTGTAAGTGAAAAAGAAAGTAAAATGATTAATCAATTAAAAGATGAGTTTAAGGATTTAAAAAATTCTTAA
- a CDS encoding rhodanese-like domain-containing protein, with product MKKILAILTLCFFQTKHYAQSPSKVDYDAYEKLVAEVKSHRAKRLVNLVEFNKLSKEKNTIILDTRSDAMYKSKHIKGAIHLNFSDFTQENLSLLIPDNQTRILIYCNNNFDKDDKYFATKAYVPPVKSSESKAITMALNIPTFINLYGYGYKNVYELSELIDVFDARVEFEGTAVKK from the coding sequence ATGAAAAAAATCCTAGCTATTTTAACCCTTTGTTTCTTTCAAACAAAGCACTATGCGCAATCACCTTCCAAAGTGGATTATGATGCCTATGAAAAATTAGTTGCGGAAGTAAAAAGTCATCGCGCAAAGCGATTGGTGAATCTGGTGGAATTCAATAAACTGAGTAAAGAAAAAAACACCATTATATTGGATACCCGATCGGATGCCATGTATAAAAGCAAACATATTAAAGGAGCCATACACCTTAATTTTTCGGATTTCACCCAGGAAAATCTCAGTTTATTAATACCGGATAACCAAACCAGAATACTGATTTATTGCAATAATAATTTTGATAAGGATGATAAATATTTTGCCACTAAAGCTTATGTTCCCCCGGTAAAATCTTCAGAAAGTAAAGCAATAACCATGGCCTTAAATATTCCAACGTTTATCAATTTATATGGCTATGGATATAAAAATGTGTATGAGCTTTCTGAGTTGATTGATGTTTTTGATGCAAGAGTTGAATTTGAAGGAACTGCTGTAAAAAAATAA
- a CDS encoding DEAD/DEAH box helicase codes for MSFKELKLSKALNRALEEIGFQNATPIQEKSFPVIMSGQDVIGIAQTGTGKTFAYLIPVLNQLTYSEQKQPRILIIVPTRELVVQVVDEIKKLTQFMSIRVGGVYGASNINTQKQMVHDGLDILVGTPGRLNDLTLTGILKYNSIKKLIIDEAEEMLNLGFRGQLLKILATLPEKRQNILFSATLNDEVETILDQYFLNPQYIELISRGTPLAQIKQYAFKIPNFYTKINFITHIANQKEEYAKVLIFVKNKNVALSIEKELENSGLQFGVIHSNKSQNQRFKAIQDFEQGSVPLLFATDVVARGVDISNISHVINFDLPKDPGAYIHRIGRTGRADKNGEAISFVTLKDETNLKSIESLMNKKIEILAIPDEVELSEELTKEELPAKRDKNLAKAKKIETPSGAFHEKKAKNKKVQMGGKRYQENKRRALAKSKKSRGR; via the coding sequence ATAAGTTTTAAGGAGTTGAAATTAAGCAAAGCGCTCAATAGAGCATTAGAAGAGATTGGCTTCCAAAACGCAACCCCTATTCAGGAAAAATCTTTTCCGGTAATCATGTCGGGACAAGATGTGATTGGCATAGCGCAAACCGGAACCGGTAAAACATTTGCCTATTTAATTCCCGTATTAAATCAATTGACATATTCCGAACAAAAGCAACCTCGTATATTAATTATTGTTCCTACCCGCGAATTGGTGGTGCAAGTGGTAGATGAAATAAAGAAACTGACTCAATTCATGTCCATTCGCGTGGGTGGCGTATATGGAGCCTCCAATATCAATACACAAAAACAAATGGTGCACGATGGTTTGGATATTTTAGTGGGTACACCGGGAAGATTGAATGATTTAACCTTAACCGGAATTTTAAAATACAACTCCATTAAAAAATTAATTATTGATGAAGCTGAAGAAATGCTCAATTTGGGTTTTCGGGGACAGCTTTTAAAAATTTTAGCCACTTTGCCGGAGAAACGTCAAAACATTTTATTTTCAGCTACACTGAATGATGAAGTGGAAACAATATTAGATCAATACTTTTTAAATCCGCAATACATCGAGTTAATTTCAAGAGGAACTCCTTTGGCCCAAATAAAACAGTATGCATTTAAAATCCCCAACTTTTATACCAAAATAAATTTCATTACACATATTGCTAATCAAAAAGAGGAATATGCAAAAGTTTTGATTTTTGTGAAGAATAAAAATGTGGCTTTAAGTATAGAAAAGGAATTGGAAAATTCCGGTTTACAATTTGGGGTGATTCATTCCAACAAATCACAAAACCAAAGGTTTAAAGCTATACAGGATTTTGAACAGGGAAGTGTACCATTATTATTTGCCACAGATGTGGTGGCCAGGGGAGTAGATATTTCTAATATTTCTCATGTTATTAATTTTGATTTGCCCAAAGACCCGGGTGCTTATATTCACCGAATTGGAAGAACAGGAAGAGCGGATAAAAATGGAGAGGCCATAAGTTTTGTTACCCTTAAGGATGAGACAAACTTAAAGTCAATCGAAAGTTTAATGAATAAAAAAATTGAAATTTTAGCCATTCCCGATGAAGTTGAGCTTAGCGAAGAGTTAACCAAAGAAGAATTACCGGCAAAACGGGATAAAAATTTGGCCAAGGCTAAAAAGATTGAAACTCCTTCCGGTGCCTTCCATGAAAAAAAGGCCAAAAACAAGAAAGTGCAAATGGGGGGCAAACGTTATCAAGAAAATAAACGAAGAGCCTTAGCAAAAAGTAAGAAGAGCAGGGGCAGGTAA
- a CDS encoding cyanophycinase, whose protein sequence is MAHPRGKLVIIGGSVDKGSFSENTEDLKRSINFFEKGILKRITDESFRGDKSRIEIITTASSIPEIVGEEYIKAFEHLNVKNVGILDIRKREEALLEENIARIRNADTVMFTGGDQLRLTHIFGGTPFHQLLLEKYQNDNFLISGTSAGAAASSNNMIYQGKSSEALFKGEVKITGGLGFINNVIIDTHFVQRGRTGRLLYACTTNPINIGIGLGEDAGLLISNGHVMEAIGSGLIIIVDATHMKDTNVSDVEMGQPVSVENLIVHVMAIGDRYDLKERKMTIFHPKKENV, encoded by the coding sequence ATGGCGCATCCTAGAGGTAAATTAGTAATTATTGGTGGTTCGGTAGATAAAGGAAGTTTTTCAGAAAACACCGAAGATTTAAAAAGATCAATTAATTTTTTTGAGAAAGGTATTCTTAAAAGAATAACCGATGAATCATTCCGGGGGGATAAATCCAGAATTGAAATAATAACCACAGCCTCCAGTATTCCTGAAATTGTAGGGGAAGAATACATTAAAGCCTTTGAGCATTTAAATGTAAAAAATGTAGGGATTTTGGATATTCGAAAACGAGAAGAAGCTTTGTTGGAAGAAAATATTGCCAGAATAAGAAATGCTGATACGGTAATGTTTACCGGTGGCGACCAATTAAGATTAACGCATATTTTTGGAGGTACTCCTTTTCATCAATTATTACTTGAAAAATATCAAAATGATAATTTCTTAATTTCGGGCACATCAGCCGGCGCAGCTGCCAGTTCAAATAATATGATTTATCAAGGCAAAAGCAGCGAAGCCTTGTTTAAAGGTGAAGTAAAAATTACCGGCGGACTTGGATTTATCAACAACGTAATTATTGACACGCATTTTGTTCAACGCGGAAGAACGGGTAGACTATTATATGCTTGTACTACAAACCCCATTAATATTGGTATAGGTTTAGGTGAAGATGCGGGATTACTCATCAGCAACGGTCATGTTATGGAAGCAATCGGATCCGGTTTAATTATTATTGTGGATGCTACGCACATGAAAGATACTAACGTGAGTGATGTGGAAATGGGTCAACCCGTTTCGGTTGAAAATTTAATTGTTCATGTAATGGCTATTGGCGACCGTTATGATTTAAAAGAAAGGAAAATGACTATTTTCCATCCTAAAAAAGAAAACGTTTGA
- a CDS encoding isoaspartyl peptidase/L-asparaginase has translation MGKYAIAIHGGAGTILKSSLTPELEKAYLKALADAIHAGETVLKSGGSSLDAVESAVISLEDCPLFNAGKGSVFTHDGKHEMDACIMYGKDLNSGAIAGVSQVKNPVSLAKAVMQKTEHVLLTGAGAIDFAKQINIPFENDEYFYVESRFQQLKQAKESDKIILDHTGQSNEKKFGTVGAVALDINGHLAAATSTGGMTNKKYGRVGDAPIIGAGTYANDKTCAISCTGHGEYFLRAVVAYDISCLMEYKGMTLQQACEYVVNDKLVKFGGEGGLVAVDVNGNMALPFNSEGMYRASKSHNTNLLGAIYK, from the coding sequence ATGGGAAAATATGCCATAGCCATTCACGGAGGAGCTGGAACTATACTTAAAAGTAGTTTAACACCTGAACTTGAAAAAGCTTATTTAAAGGCTTTAGCAGATGCGATTCATGCGGGGGAAACGGTGTTAAAATCCGGCGGAAGTTCTTTAGACGCTGTAGAAAGTGCGGTAATTTCTTTGGAAGATTGTCCATTATTTAATGCAGGTAAGGGTTCGGTTTTTACGCATGATGGAAAACATGAAATGGATGCCTGTATCATGTACGGAAAGGATTTGAACAGCGGGGCAATTGCCGGCGTTTCTCAGGTTAAAAATCCCGTATCCCTGGCTAAAGCCGTGATGCAAAAAACAGAACATGTGTTGTTAACAGGTGCCGGCGCAATAGATTTTGCCAAACAAATTAATATCCCTTTTGAAAATGATGAATATTTTTATGTGGAGTCTCGCTTTCAACAATTAAAACAAGCAAAAGAATCGGATAAGATAATATTGGACCATACCGGACAATCAAACGAAAAAAAGTTTGGAACTGTGGGCGCGGTTGCCTTAGATATTAACGGTCATTTGGCGGCAGCAACCAGCACAGGGGGAATGACCAATAAAAAATATGGCAGAGTAGGAGATGCTCCTATAATTGGCGCCGGTACTTATGCAAATGATAAAACCTGCGCTATTAGTTGTACCGGTCATGGTGAATATTTCTTAAGAGCGGTTGTGGCTTATGATATTTCCTGCTTAATGGAATACAAAGGAATGACTTTACAGCAAGCTTGTGAATATGTTGTAAATGACAAACTCGTGAAATTTGGCGGAGAAGGCGGCTTAGTTGCCGTTGATGTTAACGGAAATATGGCTCTGCCGTTTAATTCGGAAGGTATGTACAGGGCAAGCAAATCACACAACACCAATTTGCTGGGCGCAATTTATAAATAA
- a CDS encoding RluA family pseudouridine synthase, whose protein sequence is MKNSSLNIIFEDDVLLVCNKPAGLMVEPDRNNHPNLQDMVKKYLAHESGNTNPYAQHLHRIDRPVSGIVLFTKDKNHLRNLSEQFAERKVEKRYLALSSKAPEKNVEVNTLALSEQSKFALDFSGEYHALEHWHRKEKKKAVLVPEGTEYAEQVKMFYRVKNLGNYFLWDIKLITGKFHQIRAQLASLKCPVLGDELYGSDKKYKNNAIALHAHYLKIEHPVKKKQQEFFANAIDLLNTISFKKP, encoded by the coding sequence ATGAAAAATAGTTCGTTAAATATAATTTTTGAAGATGATGTGTTGTTGGTTTGTAATAAACCTGCGGGTTTAATGGTTGAACCCGACAGAAATAATCATCCCAATTTACAGGATATGGTAAAAAAGTATTTAGCCCATGAGAGCGGAAATACGAATCCTTATGCACAACACTTACATAGAATAGACCGACCGGTGAGTGGCATTGTACTTTTTACGAAAGATAAAAATCACTTAAGAAATTTGAGTGAGCAATTTGCTGAACGAAAGGTGGAGAAAAGATATTTGGCCCTTTCTTCAAAAGCTCCTGAGAAAAATGTAGAAGTAAACACCTTAGCATTGAGCGAACAAAGTAAATTTGCTTTGGATTTCTCCGGTGAATACCATGCATTGGAACATTGGCATCGGAAAGAAAAGAAAAAGGCAGTATTAGTTCCGGAAGGAACTGAATACGCTGAACAAGTTAAAATGTTTTATCGCGTAAAAAATTTAGGGAATTATTTTTTATGGGACATTAAATTAATTACCGGCAAATTTCATCAAATCCGTGCTCAATTGGCTTCTCTAAAATGTCCCGTACTTGGTGATGAGTTATACGGATCTGATAAAAAATACAAAAACAACGCCATCGCCTTACATGCTCATTACTTAAAAATAGAGCATCCGGTAAAAAAGAAACAACAGGAGTTCTTTGCAAACGCGATAGATTTGTTAAATACAATTTCATTTAAAAAGCCTTAA
- a CDS encoding L-serine ammonia-lyase: MEYDFISVFDMLKIGIGPSSSHTLGPWRAAQFFLSEVDVFLNAKAELEIQVNLYGSLSLTGKGHATDLAIILGLSGFDPVSIPTNQIHEVVRLVQKTNSLLLNGKKKVNFNPQKNIVFNREFLPFHANGLTFTVSYGKEKLSSTFYSIGGGFVVKENDNFSKTLKLNSDFFPYPITKASELLNYAVNHNKNISDIVLENEKALRTDSEIKNELDKIWKVMLNSIYTGCHTEGILPGGLEIKRRAYEMHKSLIGNAAYSNQEEWLMAIRKTEVKFRQILKWVSCFALAVNEVNASLGRVVTAPTNGSAGVIPAVLLYYLTIENHQANDNDIHRFLLVAGELGSIFKKGSTISAAMGGCQAEIGVSSAMAAGALCELMGGTPIQVLNAAEIAMEHHLGLTCDPINGLVQIPCIERNTMGAIKAINAAELALASDGSHAKVSLDKVINTMWETAKDMNSKYKETSEGGLAISVNLPDC; the protein is encoded by the coding sequence ATGGAATACGATTTTATTTCTGTTTTTGATATGCTAAAAATTGGTATTGGTCCTTCTAGCTCCCACACTTTAGGGCCATGGCGAGCTGCTCAATTTTTTTTATCGGAAGTTGATGTATTTTTAAATGCTAAAGCAGAGTTGGAGATACAAGTAAATTTGTATGGTTCTCTTTCTTTAACCGGAAAAGGACATGCAACTGATTTAGCCATAATCCTTGGATTAAGTGGTTTTGATCCGGTAAGCATTCCAACCAATCAAATTCATGAAGTTGTTCGTCTTGTTCAAAAAACAAATAGTTTATTGCTTAACGGAAAAAAGAAAGTGAATTTCAATCCTCAAAAAAATATTGTGTTTAATAGAGAGTTTCTCCCTTTTCATGCCAATGGTTTAACATTTACTGTTAGTTATGGCAAGGAGAAGTTAAGTTCTACCTTTTATTCCATAGGTGGTGGATTTGTGGTGAAGGAAAATGATAATTTCAGTAAAACATTAAAATTAAATTCCGATTTCTTTCCATATCCCATCACTAAAGCAAGTGAATTGTTGAACTATGCTGTTAATCACAATAAGAATATTTCTGATATAGTTTTAGAAAATGAAAAAGCATTAAGAACGGATTCAGAAATAAAAAATGAATTAGATAAAATTTGGAAGGTAATGCTGAACAGTATTTATACTGGATGTCATACGGAAGGAATTTTACCCGGAGGTTTGGAAATAAAGAGGCGGGCTTATGAAATGCATAAAAGTTTAATCGGAAACGCAGCGTATTCAAATCAGGAGGAATGGTTAATGGCAATTCGGAAAACAGAAGTAAAATTCAGACAAATATTAAAGTGGGTGAGTTGTTTTGCCTTAGCTGTGAATGAAGTAAATGCTTCTTTGGGTAGAGTAGTAACAGCGCCAACAAACGGAAGCGCCGGTGTCATTCCAGCAGTTCTTTTATATTATTTAACGATTGAAAATCACCAAGCCAATGATAACGATATCCATAGATTTTTATTAGTGGCCGGCGAATTAGGTAGCATATTTAAAAAAGGTTCTACCATTTCCGCAGCTATGGGTGGTTGTCAGGCCGAAATTGGTGTATCTTCGGCCATGGCGGCAGGCGCTTTGTGTGAATTAATGGGTGGAACTCCAATACAAGTACTAAATGCAGCTGAAATTGCCATGGAACATCATTTGGGTTTAACTTGTGATCCTATTAACGGCTTAGTACAAATACCTTGTATAGAAAGAAATACCATGGGTGCAATTAAAGCTATTAATGCAGCGGAATTGGCATTGGCCTCTGATGGTTCGCATGCAAAAGTTTCGTTGGATAAGGTGATTAATACCATGTGGGAAACCGCAAAAGACATGAATTCAAAATACAAAGAAACATCGGAAGGTGGTTTAGCCATTTCCGTTAACTTACCGGATTGCTAA
- a CDS encoding tetratricopeptide repeat protein encodes MINLKAQELDTKVLLNSLNQTQNDSIKCQLLKLLFSIESDPVLRFDYNKNREAIALSKQELGLSPTLKNYYTKNLAAVYNNYGVWYSLMGDYNRSIDYYQKSILIKEKDLHDTLSIQNSLMSIAVNYKSTGQVKKALEVIYKSLKISKHYHDVLGEANALNHIAIIYSEMGDDLKAIENCKIALNKISETNDFRRKAEILNNIGVYYYNLNLTDSASRYWKIVLKIFEDNNDRDGLANILSNIGITYKLRGDYKKAEEHYLKGEEIYKTLPDRHNYPILLIDFSELYVLKKDYLNALVKAKKAEQFLQQQGNLFETSKVYFLLYTVYKYNGDSKQSLKYFEKYILLNDSLKSEENHKSAIRSQLKYEYEKRAAADSVTHAKSTEIKNAELAKQSAEIKAKKNQQYGLFGGLALVLVFTGFMYNRFKVTQKQKDIIESQKLIVEQQKFLVEGKQKEILDSIRYAQKIQKAHLVSESMIWKWMLRVNKFDK; translated from the coding sequence GTGATAAACTTGAAGGCGCAGGAACTGGATACTAAAGTTTTGCTAAATTCATTAAATCAAACACAAAATGATTCTATAAAATGTCAATTATTAAAACTGTTATTTAGCATAGAAAGTGATCCTGTATTAAGATTCGATTATAATAAAAATAGGGAAGCTATTGCTTTAAGTAAGCAAGAGCTTGGCTTAAGTCCCACTTTGAAGAATTATTATACAAAAAATTTAGCAGCCGTGTATAATAATTATGGCGTATGGTATTCGTTAATGGGCGACTATAATCGCTCAATCGATTATTATCAAAAAAGTATTCTGATTAAAGAAAAGGATTTGCACGATACTCTTTCAATACAAAATTCTTTAATGAGTATAGCTGTTAATTATAAATCTACCGGTCAAGTCAAAAAGGCTTTGGAGGTCATCTATAAAAGTTTAAAGATCAGTAAGCATTACCATGATGTATTAGGAGAAGCGAATGCTTTAAATCATATAGCTATTATTTATAGCGAAATGGGTGATGATCTTAAAGCCATTGAGAATTGTAAAATTGCACTAAACAAAATCTCAGAAACAAATGATTTTAGAAGGAAAGCAGAAATTTTAAATAATATAGGAGTTTATTATTATAACCTTAATTTAACCGATTCAGCTTCCCGTTATTGGAAAATTGTTTTAAAAATTTTTGAAGATAATAACGATAGGGATGGTTTAGCGAATATACTTTCTAATATTGGCATTACTTATAAGTTGCGTGGTGATTATAAAAAAGCAGAAGAACATTACCTAAAAGGAGAAGAAATTTATAAAACCCTGCCTGATAGGCATAATTACCCCATTTTACTGATAGATTTTTCTGAACTATATGTATTAAAAAAGGACTATCTAAATGCCCTGGTAAAAGCAAAAAAAGCGGAGCAATTTTTGCAACAACAAGGTAATTTATTTGAAACTTCTAAGGTGTATTTTTTACTTTATACAGTATATAAGTACAATGGTGATAGTAAGCAATCATTAAAGTATTTCGAAAAATACATATTGCTAAATGATAGTTTAAAAAGTGAAGAAAATCACAAATCAGCTATTCGTTCGCAACTTAAATACGAATATGAAAAGCGGGCGGCAGCCGATTCGGTGACTCATGCAAAATCAACTGAAATTAAGAATGCCGAATTGGCTAAACAAAGTGCCGAAATAAAAGCGAAGAAAAATCAGCAATACGGTTTGTTTGGAGGCTTGGCTCTGGTTTTGGTGTTTACCGGTTTTATGTATAATCGTTTTAAGGTAACTCAGAAACAAAAGGACATTATCGAAAGTCAAAAGTTAATTGTAGAACAACAAAAGTTTTTAGTGGAAGGTAAGCAGAAAGAGATTTTGGATTCGATCCGATACGCGCAAAAAATTCAAAAAGCACATTTGGTTTCAGAATCTATGATTTGGAAATGGATGTTGAGGGTTAATAAGTTTGACAAATGA